Within Serratia odorifera, the genomic segment AAGCTCAAATCGCCGTACGGTATCCGTCTGATCAAGGGCAGCCACATAGTGGTGCCTAAAGCGCATAACCAGCCGCAATCATACATTCTGCAAAACGAAGACAACCGCATCGTGTTCGTCATCCCGTGGCTGGACGAGTTTTCAATTATCGGCACCACCGACGTGGAGTATCACGGCGATCCGAAAGACGTGAAAATCGACGACAATGAAATCGACTACCTGCTGAAGGTGTATAACGACCACTTCAAGAAGCAGCTGGGACGCGATGATATCGTCTGGACCTACTCCGGCGTGCGCCCACTGTGTGACGACGAGTCCGACTCGCCGCAGGCGGTCACTCGCGATTACACCCTGGACGTGCATGATGCTGCTGGCCAGGCGCCGCTGCTGTCTGTGTTCGGCGGCAAACTGACCACCTACCGCAAGCTGGCAGAACATGCGATGGAAAAACTGGCCCGTTACTACCCGGGAGCCGGTCCGGCGTGGACCAAGAACGGCGCATTGCCGGGCGGTGACATCGGCGGCGATCGCGACGGCTACGCGGCCAAACTGCGACGTGAACACGGCTGGCTGCCAGAGTCGCTGGCACGCCGTTACGCGCGCACCTACGGCAGCCATAGCGCACTGATCCTGGCCGATGCCAACAGCCTGGCTGAACTGGGCGAAGATTTCGGCCACGGTTTGTATGAGGCCGAACTGCGCTATCTGGTGGAAAAAGAGTGGGTGGTCGAGCTGGATGACGCCATCCTGGCGGCGTACCAAACTCGGCATGTGGCTGGATCAGGCGCAACAGGCCCGCGTCAAAGCCTGGCTGGCAGAACACGCGAAAGCGAAAACGCTGTCGCTGGCCTCGTAACAACCGCGTACTCACCCCGTGAAACCAGGGCCGGATAATCCGGCCCTTTTTTATTACAGCTTCACCGGCTTGATGTGCCAGATCTGGTCGGCATATTCCTGAATGGTGCGATCGGACGAGAAGTAGCCCATGTTGGCGATGTTCAGCACCGCCCGCCGCGTCCACTCATCCTGATGGCGATACAGCTCGTCGACCCGGTCCTGGGTGTCAACATAGCTGCGATAATCCGCCAGCAGCTGATAATGGTCGCCGAGATTAACCAGCGAGTCGAACAGATTACTGTAGCGCTTGGGCTCCTCCGGGCTGAAGGCGCCAGTGGCGATCTGCGTCAGCGCCTGGTGCAGTTCGGCGTCCTGTTCATAATACTGGTGCGGGTTGTACCCGTTACGCCGCAGCTCCTCGACCTGTTCGGCGGTGTTACCAAAGATAAAGATATTGTCTTCGCCGACGTGCTCGCGCATTTCAACGTTGGCACCGTCCAGCGTGCCGATGGTTAGCGCACCGTTGAGCGCAAACTTCATGTTGCTGGTGCCGGACGCCTCGGTGCCGGCCAACGAGATCTGTTCGGACAGGTCTGCCGCCGGAATGATCATCTGCGCCAGGCTGACGCCATAGTTGGGAATAAACACCACTTTAAGCCGATCGTGCACGCGCGGATCGTGGTTGATCACCTTGGCCACATCATTGATCAAGCGGATAATCTGTTTGGCGGCGTAGTAGGCTGACGCCGCCTTGCCGGCAAAAATCACCACGCGCGGCACGCGTTCGGTTTCCGGATCTTGCAGTAGCCGGTTGTAGCGGGTGATGACGTGCAGCACATTCAGCAGCTGGCGTTTATATTCATGAATGCGTTTGATCTGTACATCAAACAACGCATCCGGGTTGACCACCACGTTCAGCTTGCGGGCGATGTAAGCCGCCAGCCGCTGTTTGTTTTGCTGCTTGGCCTCCTGTACTGCCAGTAGAAAACTGGGGTAATCGACGTTGGGTTTAATCTCGCTCAACTGGCTGAGATCGGTGCGCCAGGTGTGGCCAATGGCATCGTCCAGCACCGCCGACAGCGGGCGATTGGCCAGCCCCAGCCAGCGTCGCGGCGTGACGCCGTTGGTTTTATTGCAAAAGCGATCGGGGAAGATACGGGCAAAATCGGCAAACAGCGATTGCACCATCAGTTCGGAATGCAGCGCAGAAACGCCGTTCACCTTGTGACTGACCACCACCGCCAGCCACGCCATACGCACTTTGCGGCCGTTCTGTTCGTCGATGATCGACAAACGCGCCAGCAGATCGTTGTCGCCCGGCGCCTCCTGTTGCACATACTTGAGGAAATGATCGTTGATTTCGAAGATCAGCTGCAGGTGGCGCGGCAGGATCTTGCCGATCATCTCCACCGGCCAGGTTTCCAGCGCTTCGCTCATCAGCGTGTGGTTGGTGTAGGAAAACACTTTTTCCACCACGCTCCAGGCGTCGAGCCAATTGAATTTGTGCTCGTCAATCAGCACCCGCATCAGTTCCGGGATCGACAGCACCGGGTGGGTATCGTTGAGGTGAATGGCGATCTTGTCTGCCAGATTATCAAAGGTCTTATGCATCGCCCAATGGCGGTTGAGGATATCCTGCACCGTCGCCGATACCAGGAAATACTCCTGCCGCAGCCGTAGCTCACGCCCGGAATAGGTCGAGTCATCCGGATACAGCACCCGCGATACGTTTTCAGAATGGTTTTTATCTTCCACCGCGGCAAAATAGTCGCCCTGATTAAACTTGCCCAGGTTGATTTCATTACTGGCCTGCGCACTCCACAGCCGCAGGGTATTGGTGGCGTCAGTGTCAAAGCCGGGGATCACCTGATCGTAGGCAATCGCCAGCACCTCTTCGGTTTCTACCCAGCGGGTTTTCGCCCCTTCCTGCTGGACTCGTCCGCCAAAACGCACTTTGTAACGGGTGTTATGGCGCGGGAACTCCCATGGATTACCGTACTCCAGCCAATAGTCGGGTGATTCCATCTGCTGGCCGTCCACGATGTTCTGTTTGAACATACCGTATTCGTAGCGGATGCCGTAACCGCGCCCCGGCAGCGCCAGCGTCGCCAGCGAATCCAGGAAACAGGCGGCTAACCGCCCCAAGCCGCCGTTGCCAAGCCCGGGTCGTTCTCTTCTTCCAACAGCTCGCCGAGGCTCAGGCCCATCTCTTCCAGCGCGTCCTGCAGATCCTGATAAATGCCCATCGACAGCAGGGCGTTCGACAACGTGCGCCCAAGCAGGAACTCCATCGACAGGTAATACACCTGCCGCACGTCCTGCGACAGCTGGGCACGGTTGGAACGCAGCCAGCGTTCCACCATGCGATCGCGCACCGCAAACAGGGCGGCGTTAAGCCAGTCATGCTGGGTAGCAATGGCCGGATCCTTGCCAATGATAAACATCAGCTTATAGGCAATGGAATGTTTCAGCGCTTCGACACTGACCGTGGGTGAGGTGTAGCTAAACGGTGAAGTCATTTTTCAATCCCGAGTGCGTGATTACAACAAGCATGGATATACCCTACCGGGCAGGTGTTACACCCAGGCGGCGCGCTGTGAATCGGTAAGCAGCCGCCTGGGACGAACCAGACCAGGAGCCGCCTCAAAGCAGCCGGCTATACAGCGACAGGTATTCTTTTGCCGCTACCTGCCAGCCAAAGTCGAGACTCATGGCATGACGCTGTACGTGACGCCAGTGTTTCTGGCGGCTCCACAACACCATGGCACGCCGAATGGCATTGCCCAGCGCGACGGCATCACAGTCATCAAACACGAATCCACTGGCGGTGCCGTCGGCCAGATTTTCCAGCGCGCAGTCCACCACCGTGTCCGCCAGTCCACCGGTGCGCCGTACCAGTGGTAACGTGCCATACTTCAGGCCGTACAGTTGCGTCAGGCCGCAGGGCTCGAAGCGGCTCGGCACCATAATCACATCAGCCCCGCCGATAATGCGGTGGGAGAAGGCTTCGTGATAGCCGATCTGCACCCCGACCTGTTCCGGATAATCGGCGGCCGCCGCCAGAAACGCCTGTTGCAATACCGCATCGCCGGCACCGAGCAGCGCCAGTTGCCCGCCCTGCTCCAACAACGCTGGCAACGCCTCCAGCACCAGATCCAGCCCTTTTTGGCTGGTCAGCCGACTGACCACCGCAAACAGCGGCACCGACTCATCCATTTTCAGCCCCATGGCCTTTTGCAGATGCAGTTTGTTTTTCACTTTTTCTTTCAGATCGTCGGCGTCATAACGCGCCCGGAGCCGCGCGTCGTTGGCCGGATCCCAGATTTTTTCGTCGACGCCGTTCAGAATGCCACTCAACCGCCCCTGATGCTGCCGCTCCTGCAATAGCCCTTCCATACCGTAGCCAAACTCCGGTCGGGTGATTTCACGCGCGTAGGTCGGGCTGACGGCGGTGATGTGATCGGCATAGAACAGCCCAGCCTTCAGAAAGGACATCTGCCCGTGAAACTCGAGGCCGTAAATGTCATAGAACGACTGGGGAAGCCACAGCTCGGTGACGTGATGTGCGGAAAACATGCCCTGATAGGCCAGGTTGTGCACGGTAAACACCGAACGTGCCGGGTGACCGTTTGCCGCCAGATAGGCGCAGGTCAGCCCGGCGTGCCAGTCATGGGCATGTACCAGCGTCGGCCGCCAATAGCGATCCAGCCCTTTGGCCAGTTCACAGGCCATCCAGCCAAGCAGCGCAAAGCGCCGGTGGTTGTCGGGGTAGGCATACATCGACTGGTCGTGGTACGGGCTGCCGGGTCGATCGTAAAGCCAGGGCGCATCAATCAGATAGATGCCAACGCCATGATAGCTGCCGTAGCGCAGCCCGACGCGGCCGGCGAACGAGTCGATTTCCGCCACCAGTACGGTTTCGGCAATGCCGGTGCGCAGATCAGGGAAAGCGGGCAATAACACCCGCACGTCGGCGCCGGCGTCAATCTGCGCCGCCGGCAGCGCGCCGACCACGTCTGCAAGCCCGCCGGTTTTGAGCAGTGGGAACATCTCAGAACATACGTGTAATACCTGCATCGCTACTCCTGAAATTCGGCCCGCTAACGGGCGCTGGGAGACACGTAAGGACGCGACCAGCGCGCCCACGGGGTCCAAGGGCGACCCGCTATAACTTCGACAGCATGTCGCGCGTGACCAGCACGATGCCGCCTTCAGAGCGATAGAAACGCTTACTGTCTTCATCGGCATTTTCGCCAATCACCATGCCTTCCGGGATCTGACAGGCACGGTCGATGATGCAGCGCCGCAGTCGGCAGGAACGGCCGACGTTGACGTCCGGCAACAACACCGTGGAATCGATGGTACAGAAGGAGTTCACCCGCACACGCGGGAACAACACCGAATGCACCACCACCGAGCCGGAAACAATGCAGCCGCCGGACACCAGCGAGTTCATGGTCATGCCATGGCTGCCGGAGCGATCCTGTACGAACTTGGCCGGCGGCAACGGTTCCATGTGTGTGCGAATCGGCCAGGCGCGGTCGTACATATCCAGCTCCGGCGTCACCGACGCCAAATCCAGATTGGCGCGCCAATAGGCTTCCAACGTGCCAACATCGCGCCAATACGGCGGCAGCTCCGGATTGGAGGTTACGCAGGACAGCGTAAAGGGATGCGCCCAGGCGGCGTGCTGCGCGGTAATCTTCGGTATCAGATCCTTGCCGAAGTCATGGCTGGAATCCGGCGTCGACATGTCCTCTTCCAATAGGGTGAACAGATAGTCCGCATTAAAGATATAAATGCCCATGCTGGCGAGCGCCATATCCGGGTTGTCCGGCATCGCCGGCGGCTGCGCGGGTTTTTTCCAGAAATTCCAGCACTCGGTCGTTTTCATCCACTTTCATCACGCCGAACTCGCTGGCTTGCTGCAACGGCACAGGCAGGCAGGCCACGGTGCACTGCGCGCCCTTTTCGACGTGGTCGATCAGCATGCGCGAATAATCCATCTTGTAGATATGATCGCCGGCCAGAATCACCACGTATTCCGCATCGTAACGGCGGATGATATCCAGGTTCTGATACACCGCGTCGGCGGTGCCCTTGTACCAGTGTTCGGTGCTAAGCCGCTGCTGTGCCGGCAACAGATCGACAAACTCGTTCATTTCCTCATTGAGGAACGACCAGCCACGCTGAATGTGCTGTACCAGGGTGTGGGACTGGTATTGAGTGATCACCCCAATCCGTCGGATACCTGAATTCAGGCAGTTGGACAGGGCGAAATCGATAATGCGAAACTTGCCGCCAAAGTGCACCGCAGGCTTGGCGCGGGTCGAGGTTAAGTCTTTCAGGCGTGAGCCGCGGCCACCGGCCAGAATCAGGGCAACGGATTTGATCGGCAATTGCCGCGCCAACATCAAAGGGTCTTTGTTTTCAAATCTAACCATGATTGACTCCTTTTAATTATTGTCTGCCAGTACGCAAAGCGAGTGCGCAGGCTGGCGCCAGGCGGGCAAATCCGCCTGCGAGTCTTCCTGAACAAACGGGGTGACTAGCTGCCAATCGCCGGCAGGCAAGGTCATATCGACCGTCTCGGGGCCGGCATTAATCACCACCAGCCAACGTTGGGACAGCCGAATTTGCAGCTGTGGTGGCGCATGCTCCCACTGCGATGCGCCAAGCGGCTGGCCCTGCGCATTCAGCCATTGCACGCAGCCATCCCCCTCCTGCCACCAGCGATCCTGACGCAGGGCGGGAATTTGTCGCCGCAGGCGGATCAGTGCAGCGGTATAGTCGAGCAGCGCCCGATCCGCCGACTGCCAGTCCAGCCAGGTAGTGGCATTATCCTGGCAATAGGCGTTGTTGTTACCGTGCTGGCTGTGACCATGCTCGTCGCCAGCCAACAGCATCGGCGTGCCCTGCGACAGCAACAGCGTGGCAAGTAGCGCTCGTTGGCTGCGACCGCGGCGCTGCCTCACCTCGGCATCATCGGTTGGCCCTTCCACGCCGTGGTTATAGCTGTAATTACGCCCGTTGCCGTCACGGTTGTCTTCGCCGTTCGGCTGGTTGTGCCGCTGGTTGTAGCTCACCAGATCCTGCAGGGTAAAGCCGTCGTGGGCGGTGAGCATGTTGACGCTGGCATAGGGTGCCCGGCCACGCCGGTCAAACACCTCGCTGGAGGCGGCAAAGCGCTGGGCGAATGCGCCAAGCGGCAAGTCGCCCAGCAGCCAGAAACGCCGCATATCGTCACGATAGTGGTCGTTCCACTCGGCAAAACGACCGGGAACCCCCCCCACCTGATAGCCGCCCGGGCCGATATCCCAAGGTTCGGCGATCAGCTTGCAGCGGGACAGGGTGTCGTCCGCCAGCATCGCCTGAAACAGCGGCGCGTCACGATCGAATGCTGGCCTGCGGCCCAAGACCGTGCCCAAATCGAAACGAAAGCCGTCGACGTGGCACTCGCGCGCCCAAAAACGCAGGCAATCCATCACCCATGCCACGCCCGACGGTTGGTCAAGCCGCAGCGTGTTGCCGCAGCCGGTGACGTTGGTATAGTCGCCGTCCGGGTTCAGCCAGTAATAGCTCGGGTTGTCGATACCGCGCAGCGACAGCGTCGGCCCGTCGATATCCAGCTCGGCGCTGTGGTTAAACACCACGTCCAGAATCACTTCAATACCGGCGCGATGCAGGGCTTTTACCGCGTCGCGGAACTCGCGCAACGGCGACGACTGGCTGGCATAGCGATGATCCGGCGCGTACGGCGCCAGCACGTTATAGCCCCAGTAGTTCTGTAGCCCGAGCTGCTGCAAGCGTGGCTCGGTGGTATGTTGCTGGACTGGCAACAGCTCTAGCGCAGTAATGCCCAAGTGAGTGAAGTAGGCGATCATCGCCGGGTGACCCAATGCCGCAAAGCTGCCGCGCAGCGCCGGCGGGATCGCCGGGTGTTGCAGCGTCAGACCGCGCACATGGGCTTCGTAAATCACCGTTTCTCCCCACGGCGTGGCCGGCGCGCGATCGTCCTGCCAATCGTAGGTCTCATCCACCACGATACATTTGGGCATCAGGGTCGCGCTGTCGTGTTCATCGGCCTGCTGATAACCACCGTGCAGCCGAGGATCGTCGTCAACCGGGCCTTCGACCGCGCGGGCGGCCGGATCCAGCAGCAGTTTTTGCGGATTGAAACGCAACCCCTGCGCCGGCGCAAACGGGCCGTGCACCCGATAAGCGTAACGCAGGCCCGGCCGACCTCCCGGCAGATAACCGTGCCAGATATCGCCGCTGCGCGCCGGTAACGGCAGGCGGGTTTCACGCTGCTCGGCATCAAACAGGCACAGCTCCACCCGCGTGGCATTGGCTGAAAACA encodes:
- the glgA gene encoding glycogen synthase GlgA, which codes for MQVLHVCSEMFPLLKTGGLADVVGALPAAQIDAGADVRVLLPAFPDLRTGIAETVLVAEIDSFAGRVGLRYGSYHGVGIYLIDAPWLYDRPGSPYHDQSMYAYPDNHRRFALLGWMACELAKGLDRYWRPTLVHAHDWHAGLTCAYLAANGHPARSVFTVHNLAYQGMFSAHHVTELWLPQSFYDIYGLEFHGQMSFLKAGLFYADHITAVSPTYAREITRPEFGYGMEGLLQERQHQGRLSGILNGVDEKIWDPANDARLRARYDADDLKEKVKNKLHLQKAMGLKMDESVPLFAVVSRLTSQKGLDLVLEALPALLEQGGQLALLGAGDAVLQQAFLAAAADYPEQVGVQIGYHEAFSHRIIGGADVIMVPSRFEPCGLTQLYGLKYGTLPLVRRTGGLADTVVDCALENLADGTASGFVFDDCDAVALGNAIRRAMVLWSRQKHWRHVQRHAMSLDFGWQVAAKEYLSLYSRLL
- the glgX gene encoding glycogen debranching protein GlgX translates to MRELQPGVAAPYGAHFDGSGVNFVLFSANATRVELCLFDAEQRETRLPLPARSGDIWHGYLPGGRPGLRYAYRVHGPFAPAQGLRFNPQKLLLDPAARAVEGPVDDDPRLHGGYQQADEHDSATLMPKCIVVDETYDWQDDRAPATPWGETVIYEAHVRGLTLQHPAIPPALRGSFAALGHPAMIAYFTHLGITALELLPVQQHTTEPRLQQLGLQNYWGYNVLAPYAPDHRYASQSSPLREFRDAVKALHRAGIEVILDVVFNHSAELDIDGPTLSLRGIDNPSYYWLNPDGDYTNVTGCGNTLRLDQPSGVAWVMDCLRFWARECHVDGFRFDLGTVLGRRPAFDRDAPLFQAMLADDTLSRCKLIAEPWDIGPGGYQVGGVPGRFAEWNDHYRDDMRRFWLLGDLPLGAFAQRFAASSEVFDRRGRAPYASVNMLTAHDGFTLQDLVSYNQRHNQPNGEDNRDGNGRNYSYNHGVEGPTDDAEVRQRRGRSQRALLATLLLSQGTPMLLAGDEHGHSQHGNNNAYCQDNATTWLDWQSADRALLDYTAALIRLRRQIPALRQDRWWQEGDGCVQWLNAQGQPLGASQWEHAPPQLQIRLSQRWLVVINAGPETVDMTLPAGDWQLVTPFVQEDSQADLPAWRQPAHSLCVLADNN